Proteins from one Mustela erminea isolate mMusErm1 chromosome 20, mMusErm1.Pri, whole genome shotgun sequence genomic window:
- the SERPINE1 gene encoding plasminogen activator inhibitor 1, whose protein sequence is MQMSTVCLALGLALVFGEASASYLHETRAAELATDFGVKVFKQVAQASKDRNMVFSPYGVASVLAMLQLTTAGETRQQIQEAMRFQIDEKGMAPALRRLYKELMGPRNKDEISTADAIFVQRDLKLVHGFMPYFFRLFRTTVKQVDFSEVERARFIINDWVKRHTKGMIGNLLGRGTVDQLTRLMLVNVLYFNGQWKTPFPKSGTHHRLFHKSDGSTVSVPMMAQTNKFNYTEFSTPDGHYYDILELPYHGDTLSMFIAAPYEKDVPLSALTNILDAQLISQWKGNMTRRLRLLVLPKFSLESEVNLRGPLENLGMTDMFRPNQADFSSLSDQEALYVSQALQEVKMEVNESGTVASSSTAIIVSARMAPEEIIMDRPFLFVVRHNPTGTVLFMGQVMEP, encoded by the exons ATGCAGATGTCTACAGTCTGCCTtgccctgggcctggcccttGTCTTTGGTGAAGCATCGGCCTCCTACCTCCATGAGACTCGGGCGGCGGAACTGGCCACAGACTTCGGAGTGAAAGTGTTTAAGCAGGTGGCACAGGCCTCCAAGGACCGCAACatggttttttccccctatggGGTGGCCTCTGTCCTGGCCATGTTGCAGCTGACCACAGCAGGAGAGACCCGGCAGCAGATCCAAGAGGCCATGCGGTTCCAGATTGATG AGAAGGGCATGGCACCTGCCCTCCGCCGGCTGTACAAGGAGCTCATGGGGCCGCGGAACAAGGACGAAATCAGCACGGCGGACGCCATCTTCGTCCAGCGGGATCTGAAGCTGGTTCACGGCTTCATGCCCTACTTCTTCAGGCTGTTCCGAACCACAGTCAAGCAGGTGGACTTCTCAGAGGTGGAGAGAGCCAGGTTCATCATCAACGACTGGGTGAAGCGACACACAAAAG GCATGATTGGCAACCTGCTGGGCAGAGGGACTGTGGACCAGCTGACGCGTCTGATGCTGGTGAATGTGCTCTACTTCAACGGCCAGTGGAAGACCCCTTTCCCCAAGTCGGGCACCCACCACCGCCTCTTCCACAAATCTGATGGCAGCACCGTCTCCGTGCCCATGATGGCTCAGACCAACAAGTTCAACTACA CCGAGTTTTCTACCCCCGACGGCCATTATTACGACATCCTGGAACTGCCCTATCACGGAGACACGCTCAGCATGTTCATTGCTGCTCCCTATGAAAAAGACGTGCCTCTTTCTGCCCTCACCAACATCCTGGATGCCCAGCTCATCAGCCAGTGGAAAGGGAATATGACCAGACGGCTCCGCCTCCTGGTTCTGCCCAA GTTCTCCCTGGAGAGCGAAGTCAACCTCCGGGGACCCCTGGAGAACTTGGGGATGACGGACATGTTCAGGCCAAACCAGGCGGACTTCTCCAGTCTTTCAG ACCAAGAGGCCCTGTACGTGTCCCAGGCGCTGCAGGAAGTGAAGATGGAGGTGAATGAGAGCGGCACGGTGGCCTCCTCCTCTACAG CCATCATCGTCTCAGCCCGAATGGCCCCCGAGGAGATCATCATGGACAGACCCTTCCTCTTCGTGGTGCGGCACAACCCCACAG GAACGGTCCTTTTCATGGGCCAAGTGATGGAACCCTGA